A single Nicotiana tabacum cultivar K326 chromosome 5, ASM71507v2, whole genome shotgun sequence DNA region contains:
- the LOC107795093 gene encoding uncharacterized protein LOC107795093 has protein sequence MAVSTSFSLSKLHFLPKQKQTQFTLSTKAPNFLFFSRKRAQFPAPIISIPSQNLKYNAAIVLGVTGLGFTLLNVGPASGSELALMGSSFQFNEPSNALSLHTWASHVSSVVEWVTAMALVWQYGEKSGYESWKGLSWAMVPLLGGALCACTWHFFYNSESLEVVVALQAALTVIGNATMCFAAFRIYRLSQQQSKEL, from the exons ATGGCAGTTTCAACCTCATTTTCTCTCTCAAAACTTCACTTTCttccaaaacaaaaacaaacccaaTTCACCTTATCAACTAAAGCTCCaaactttctcttcttttcaagaAAAAGAGCCCAATTTCCAGCACCCATTATCAGTATTCCATCTCAGAACTTGAAATATAATGCTGCCATTGTTTTGGGTGTCACTGGACTTGGTTTTACATTGTTAAATGTGGGACCTGCCTCTGGTTCTGAATTGGCTTTAATGGGTTCTTCATTCCAATTTAATGAACCCTCAAATGCTCTCTCATTACACACTTGGGCTAGTCATGTTTCTAGTGTTGTTGAGTG GGTAACTGCTATGGCTCTGGTTTGGCAATATGGGGAGAAGTCAGGTTATGAATCTTGGAAGGGACTCTCCTGGGCTATG GTGCCCCTGCTCGGAGGAGCACTCTGCGCCTGCACTTGGCATTTCTTTTATAATTCGGAGTCTCTTGAG GTAGTAGTGGCTCTCCAAGCAGCTTTGACAGTAATTGGTAATGCCACAATGTGCTTTGCAGCATTCCGGATATACAGATTGTCACAGCAGCAGTCAAAAGAGCTGTGA